In one Balaenoptera musculus isolate JJ_BM4_2016_0621 chromosome 2, mBalMus1.pri.v3, whole genome shotgun sequence genomic region, the following are encoded:
- the LOC118889835 gene encoding H/ACA ribonucleoprotein complex subunit 3-like, with amino-acid sequence MRLSVRGAADGIGTSGFSVVGFLQYYLNELGNRVNMLKKLDPMGQQTCSAHPVRFSPDKYSRHQITIKRHFKVLMTQKPCSIL; translated from the coding sequence ATGAGGCTGTCAGTTAGAGGAGCTGCAGATGGAATTGGAACCTCTGGCTTCAGTGTGGTCGGGTTTCTCCAGTATTACCTCAACGAGCTGGGAAACCGGGTCAATATGCTGAAGAAGCTTGACCCTATGGGACAACAGACCTGCTCGGCCCATCCTGTTCGGTTCTCCCCAGATAAATATTCTAGACACCAAATCACCATCAAGAGACACTTCAAGGTGCTCATGACCCAGAAACCGTGCTCCATCCTCTga